The following proteins are co-located in the Marinomonas profundi genome:
- a CDS encoding sodium ion-translocating decarboxylase subunit beta, with protein sequence MESKLLNLYHDTGIYQLELGQLVMICIGLLLVYLAIKKGFEPLLLLPIGIGAVLVNIPGAGMMAAPVYDAAGHMTSPGGLQYYIYHGGIETGLFPLIIFMGVGAMTDFGPMLANPKTLLLGAAAQFGIFATVIGAVLLGSFGIMDFTLSDAAAIGIIGGADGPTAIFVASRLAPDLLGAIAVAAYSYMALVPLIQPPIMRALTTKEERSIKMEQLRPVTKKEKIIFPIVVTILVAMFLPSAAPLLGMFCFGNLMRECGVVDRLSDTAQNALINIVTIFLGLGVGSKLSSEDFLNLETLGILSLGLIAFSIGTASGVLMAKLMNRLSKEAINPLIGAAGVSAVPMAARVANKVGLEANKQNFLLMHAMGPNVAGVIGSAVAAGVMLSYVGG encoded by the coding sequence ATGGAAAGCAAACTATTAAATCTTTATCACGATACGGGGATTTATCAGCTGGAGCTTGGTCAGTTGGTGATGATTTGTATCGGTTTGTTGTTGGTGTATTTGGCGATCAAAAAAGGTTTTGAGCCGCTTTTACTACTACCAATAGGTATTGGTGCTGTTTTGGTGAATATTCCGGGTGCTGGGATGATGGCGGCACCTGTTTATGATGCCGCGGGACACATGACGTCACCTGGCGGGCTGCAATACTATATTTATCATGGCGGGATTGAAACGGGCTTGTTTCCGCTGATTATTTTTATGGGTGTTGGGGCAATGACCGACTTTGGTCCTATGCTTGCCAATCCAAAAACACTGCTTCTAGGTGCAGCGGCTCAGTTTGGTATCTTTGCGACAGTCATTGGCGCTGTGCTGTTGGGATCGTTTGGCATTATGGATTTTACATTATCTGATGCGGCGGCAATTGGTATTATTGGTGGTGCAGATGGCCCAACGGCTATTTTTGTTGCTAGTCGACTGGCTCCAGATCTATTGGGGGCGATTGCTGTCGCGGCTTATTCTTATATGGCGTTGGTTCCACTTATTCAGCCGCCAATCATGCGCGCGTTAACGACGAAAGAAGAGCGCTCGATTAAGATGGAGCAACTTAGGCCTGTCACGAAAAAGGAAAAAATCATTTTTCCTATTGTGGTCACTATTTTAGTGGCGATGTTTTTACCATCAGCTGCACCTTTACTTGGTATGTTTTGCTTCGGTAACTTAATGCGTGAGTGTGGCGTTGTCGATCGATTGAGTGATACGGCGCAAAATGCCCTGATTAATATTGTTACTATTTTCTTGGGATTGGGTGTTGGCTCTAAGCTCAGCTCAGAGGATTTTTTGAATCTAGAAACGTTAGGCATTTTAAGTTTAGGTCTAATTGCCTTTTCTATCGGTACAGCGTCTGGTGTCCTGATGGCGAAGTTAATGAATCGATTATCAAAAGAAGCGATTAATCCGTTAATTGGGGCAGCGGGTGTTTCTGCGGTGCCGATGGCGGCACGAGTAGCTAACAAAGTGGGCCTTGAAGCGAACAAGCAAAACTTCCTGTTGATGCATGCGATGGGGCCTAATGTCGCGGGTGTTATTGGTTCAGCGGTTGCGGCTGGTGTGATGCTTAGTTACGTAGGTGGTTAG
- a CDS encoding zinc ribbon domain-containing protein YjdM, which translates to MSLPACPKCNSVYVYEDQVMLICPECAYEWNPNEVADVEEGLIIKDANGSLLQEGDKVTLIKDLKVKGSSQVLKIGSKATIKRLVEGDHDLDCKVDGAGDMMLKSQFVKKA; encoded by the coding sequence ATGAGTCTTCCAGCGTGTCCTAAGTGTAATTCGGTTTATGTATATGAAGATCAAGTTATGTTGATTTGCCCAGAGTGCGCTTATGAATGGAATCCAAATGAAGTGGCTGATGTTGAAGAAGGTTTGATTATCAAAGATGCCAATGGCAGCTTGCTTCAAGAGGGTGATAAAGTGACGTTGATTAAAGATTTGAAGGTGAAAGGCTCATCTCAGGTGTTAAAAATTGGCAGCAAAGCGACAATAAAACGTTTAGTTGAAGGCGATCATGACTTAGATTGCAAAGTTGATGGTGCGGGCGACATGATGCTGAAATCACAGTTTGTGAAAAAAGCCTAA
- a CDS encoding YnfA family protein, producing MNALWFMVAAVFEIAGCYCFWMWYKLDKSPYWLLPGMVSLALFAWVLTLVEASFAGRVYAAYGGIYIAMSLLWAAIIEKHLPSIWDGLGATLCITGALIIFFNAQQAA from the coding sequence ATGAATGCGCTATGGTTTATGGTCGCCGCCGTCTTTGAAATCGCGGGCTGCTATTGTTTTTGGATGTGGTACAAGCTGGACAAAAGCCCGTACTGGCTCCTACCTGGGATGGTTTCTTTAGCGCTTTTTGCATGGGTGCTCACGCTAGTAGAAGCCTCTTTCGCAGGTCGCGTCTACGCAGCCTATGGCGGTATTTACATCGCCATGTCACTGCTCTGGGCCGCCATCATTGAAAAGCACCTTCCGTCAATTTGGGACGGGCTTGGCGCTACGCTATGCATTACTGGCGCGCTAATTATCTTCTTCAACGCTCAGCAAGCGGCCTAA
- the arsJ gene encoding organoarsenical effux MFS transporter ArsJ: MSWLAQLSPPIRQYMVVTGNYWAFTLTDGALRMLVVLYFYGLGYSPFEIAMLFIFYEIFGVITNLVGGWLGARLGLNRTMNVGLFMQILALAMLLVPASLLTVPWVMGAQAMSGIAKDLNKMSAKSSIKLLVPNDAQGQLYKWIAILTGSKNALKGVGFFLGGALLSLLGFQGAILLMAIALTLVWIASLISLKKDLGKAKNKPKFTDIFSKSKAVNYLSAARLFLFGARDVWFVVALPVFLASTFGWDHWYVGGFLAIWVIAYGIVQSLAPTLTGKAQGKLPDGRHALGWALALGVTPIFIALALDYNWHVEFAVIAGLLAFGAIFAVNSSLHSYLIVSYAGEDGVSLDVGFYYMANAMGRLIGTVLSGWLYQDYGLATCLWFSAGFIGLTALISLGLPKHADSSKKALSSKGNTL; encoded by the coding sequence ATGTCATGGCTAGCGCAGCTTTCTCCGCCAATCCGTCAATACATGGTAGTCACCGGCAACTATTGGGCTTTTACTTTAACCGATGGCGCCTTGCGCATGTTGGTAGTGTTGTATTTCTATGGGCTAGGTTATAGCCCATTTGAAATCGCCATGCTGTTTATCTTTTATGAAATCTTTGGCGTGATTACCAATTTGGTGGGCGGCTGGCTCGGCGCTCGACTGGGTTTAAACCGCACCATGAACGTAGGGCTGTTTATGCAAATTCTCGCCCTCGCCATGCTGTTGGTTCCTGCCAGTTTGTTGACTGTGCCTTGGGTCATGGGCGCGCAAGCCATGTCTGGTATCGCCAAAGACCTTAACAAGATGAGCGCAAAAAGCTCAATCAAACTGCTCGTGCCAAACGATGCCCAAGGGCAGTTGTACAAATGGATTGCCATCCTCACTGGCTCTAAAAATGCCCTAAAAGGTGTTGGCTTCTTTTTGGGCGGTGCCTTGTTAAGTCTCTTAGGGTTCCAAGGCGCTATTTTGCTCATGGCGATCGCCTTAACCTTGGTGTGGATCGCCAGCTTAATTAGCCTCAAAAAAGACCTTGGCAAAGCCAAGAACAAGCCCAAGTTCACCGATATTTTCTCCAAAAGCAAAGCGGTCAATTATCTATCAGCAGCTCGGCTGTTTTTGTTTGGCGCACGAGATGTGTGGTTTGTGGTGGCGCTGCCGGTGTTTTTGGCCAGTACCTTTGGCTGGGATCATTGGTATGTGGGGGGATTTTTAGCCATCTGGGTCATCGCTTATGGCATAGTGCAAAGCCTCGCCCCGACGCTTACTGGCAAAGCGCAAGGCAAACTGCCCGACGGACGACACGCCTTAGGTTGGGCGTTAGCGCTGGGTGTCACGCCTATTTTTATCGCCTTGGCGTTGGATTATAACTGGCATGTGGAGTTCGCCGTCATCGCCGGATTACTCGCCTTTGGCGCCATCTTTGCGGTGAACTCATCGCTGCACAGTTACTTGATCGTCAGTTACGCAGGCGAAGACGGCGTCTCACTCGATGTGGGTTTCTACTACATGGCAAACGCCATGGGACGACTCATTGGCACGGTACTGTCTGGCTGGCTTTACCAAGATTATGGCCTGGCCACTTGTCTGTGGTTTTCAGCTGGTTTTATCGGTCTAACTGCACTCATATCATTGGGATTGCCAAAGCATGCCGACTCAAGTAAAAAAGCACTTTCGTCAAAAGGTAACACGCTATGA